A genomic window from Vigna radiata var. radiata cultivar VC1973A chromosome 2, Vradiata_ver6, whole genome shotgun sequence includes:
- the LOC106755905 gene encoding transcription repressor OFP6-like, producing MSSTKKSLLRTVFTANGSCGCSKSNSSEVHEPTPKPKTSNNTHQKPNNLSSMASSTTSMEQVDEEEFTSTTVSESETFHDPNNNNNNVALKRSPLVDSVAIEKDSSNPYHDFRHSMLQMIFEKEIESEDDLQDLLQCFLHLNAPCHHHIIVKAFNAICEEAFSRKVGTTPAASEPSPSRRSPLRKSK from the coding sequence ATGTCTTCCACAAAGAAAAGTCTTCTCAGAACCGTGTTCACAGCAAACGGAAGCTGTGGTTGCAGCAAATCAAACTCCTCTGAAGTTCATGAACCAaccccaaaacccaaaacctcCAACAACACTCACCAAAAGCCAAACAACCTCAGCAGCATGGCCTCTTCCACCACTTCAATGGAACAAGTAGATGAAGAAGAGTTCACCTCCACCACAGTATCCGAATCCGAGACTTTCCATGatcccaacaacaacaacaacaacgttGCACTCAAACGAAGCCCTCTTGTCGACAGTGTGGCCATCGAGAAGGACTCTTCCAACCCGTATCATGATTTCAGACACTCCATGCTCCAAATGATCTTCGAGAAAGAGATCGAGTCAGAGGACGATCTTCAAGATCTTCTGCAATGCTTTCTTCACCTGAATGCACCGTGTCACCACCACATCATCGTGAAAGCCTTCAACGCCATCTGCGAAGAAGCTTTTTCTCGCAAGGTTGGTACCACTCCGGCTGCATCCGAACCTTCTCCCTCTCGCCGGAGCCCCCTTCGAAAGAGCAAGTGA